Proteins from a genomic interval of Trichoderma breve strain T069 chromosome 2, whole genome shotgun sequence:
- a CDS encoding tetratricopeptide repeat domain-containing protein, with product MSSKAALKAIADAVRQQKFDDVIEKARDFLKKEPNNYQGHIFLAFALDKKNRLDEAEAVYQSATQLRPQDAQAWQGLIKLYEKQAAKKLREYQTAIVHLAPIFHQAEELYKCQEAVDKFVDFARVHGDQLQYADALWIRLPESPLYSILEGYFPHPSKTYESITHIIETYEKKAINTLIGERRTRLGATLTEVTLEVKREIYGGSKLEHLYRELINWTTDDDVRRSYEEKLIQYCHDRLIVLPAGPEKTEEQQKVLGLANDMVIIRHPFRLAWDIAINWQDKKEIRDYDVDLLRNYCSFFPESDLYKIITGFLTSSFSPFAAPAADESKKAPSAETETSDDSDEEDGGAPTFVVPLTEEDRLVGQYLLRSGEYESTVELMRKAVPFLARQKTKIGLSYENTEDAYSISLATALIYYQSPRHHQEAKRLFDKVLEHDKTSTPAMIGVGLIFEEEEDYEEAIDFLTRALARDASNLRVKSEAAWVKALRGDWQTALGELQECLEPLEEQGDASKELLADTQYRIGMCIWNLDTDRQSRKRKKGECAYAYWLKALNNSLNHAPTYTSLGIFYADYASDKKRSRRCFTKALELSSSEVTAAERLARSFADDGDWDRVELVAQRIVDSGKVKPPPGSKRKGISWPFAALGVAELNKQDFHKSIVSFQAALRITPNDYHSWVGLGESYHSSGRYIAATKAILNAKKLEEDSKVDVSGDTWFTNYMLANIKRELGEFDEAITLYQTVLETHAEEEGVVLALMQTMVDNAVTSVDRGLFGKAVHLAIDAINFATKRSGSVLETFNFWKSIAEACSIFTQVQSRTADFPIDSIKPLLESRPQEAFDVLANVDKVGTDVVYQKATTDEHFGIEIATCLHATILSYKQAIYVSANDIHAQAVAYYNLGWAEYRAHTCLPSQLRKKPNRYIRAAVRAFKRSIELEANNADFWNALGVVTSDINPSIAQHAYVRSLHLNERSPVAWTNLGTLALLAGDFKLANENFTRAQSNDPDYAHAWLGQGFVALLFGEAKEARGLFTHAMEISESSSLPARRHYSSSLFDHILTAPLNLNVASLIQPLFAVNQVQSLRPDDLAFVHLKTLLQERTGESPRAVETLEKICEKLEADYERTESADDLARFTLARTDLARAYLASGSYEQAVECGEMALGLSGEEGENELTSEQRKKARLSAHLTVGLAQYYLKTYDEAEKCFESALEESDNNPDATCLLAQVLWAQGTESAREKARGALFEVIEKHPDHVQSVLLLGVIALLDQDEASLEAVVEELQGLRTNDKVTAAEQSRIGQVLRAVASLGDGKTEQDMISQVQTDIMLYPNLPHGWSSLAETTAEDGDYAAEMSLKVAARGIPPRGTLEAQDLAKAYAGTGRVADAQRAAFLAPWEGSGWNALEISVEGI from the exons ATGTCTAGCAAGGCGGCGCTCAAAGCCATCGCCGATGCAGTGCGCCAACAAAAGTTTGACGATGTCATTGAGAAGGCCCGGGATTTTTTGAAAAAGGAGCCCAACAACTACCAGGG TCACAttttcttggcttttgcGTTGGATAAGAAGAACCGACtagatgaagctgaagctgtctaCCAATCGGCAACTCAGCTGCGTCCCCAAGATGCACAGGCTTGGCAGGGCCTCATCAAGCTGTATGAGAAAcaggctgccaagaagctgcgCGAGTATCAAACAGCAATCGTCCATCTAGCCCCCATCTTTCACCAGGCGGAGGAATTGTACAAGTGCCAAGAAGCAGTCGATAAATTCGTCGACTTTGCTCGAGTCCATGGAGATCAGCTACAGTATGCCGATGCCCTGTGGATCAGACTTCCCGAGAGTCCTCTGTACTCAATTCTGGAAGGCTACTTCCCCCATCCCTCCAAAACTTACGAAAGCATCACTCATATCATCGAGACATATGAGAAAAAGGCTATCAACACGCTCATCGGAGAGCGACGAACGAGGCTGGGTGCAACTTTGACCGAGGTCACCCTcgaggtgaagagagaaatcTACGGCGGAAGCAAACTGGAGCACCTTTACCGGGAACTCATCAACTGGACtactgatgatgatgtgagaaGAAGTTATGAAGAGAAACTGATCCAATACTGTCATGATCGCCTCATTGTGTTGCCAGCAGGACCAGAAAAGACGGAGGAGCAACAGAAGGTTCTTGGACTGGCAAATGACATGGTCATCATCAGACACCCCTTCCGACTGGCCTGGGATATTGCCATTAACTGGcaagacaagaaagaaattCGCGATTACGACGTGGATCTTCTCAGAAACTACTGTAGTTTCTTTCCGGAAAGCGATCTATACAAGATCATCACTGGATTCCTAACAAGCAGCTTTTCTCCTTTCGCTGCACCTGCGGCAGATGAATCGAAAAAAGCACCTTCCGCCGAGACCGAAACCTCTGACGATagtgacgaggaagatggtggtgcACCAACCTTTGTGGTCCCACTGACTGAAGAAGATCG ATTAGTCGGACAGTATCTTCTGCGGTCCGGAGAATATGAGAGCACAGTAGAATTGATGCGCAAGGCCGTTCCTTTTCTTGCCAGACAGAAAACAAAGATCGGCCTGTCGTATGAAAACACAGAAGATGCCTATTCCATCTCGCTTGCGACAGCGCTCATCTACTACCAATCTCCGAGACATCACCAGGAAGCCAAGCGCCTATTTGACAAAGTTCTGGAGCACGACAAGACTTCAACTCCAGCCATGATCGGTGTCGGTCTCATAttcgaagaggaggaagattaTGAGGAGGCGATTGACTTTCTTACTCGTGCATTGGCTCGAGATGCTTCCAACCTTCGTGTCAAGTCCGAAGCTGCCTGGGTCAAAGCTCTCAGGGGAGATTGGCAAACAGCGCTAGGTGAACTGCAGGAGTGCTTGGAGCCTCTAGAAGAGCAAGGTGATGCCTCCAAGGAGCTCCTGGCTGATACTCAGTATCGCATCGGAATGTGCATCTGGAACCTGGACACGGATAGACAATCTCGAAAGCGGAAGAAGGGCGAATGTGCTTATGCCTACTGGCTCAAGGCTCTAAACAACTCCTTGAACCATGCCCCCACGTATACTAGCCTGGGTATCTTTTACGCAGACTACGCATCAGATAAGAAGCGATCGCGACGATGCTTTACAAAGGCCCTGGAGCTATCATCCTCAGAAGTGACGGCGGCCGAACGCCTGGCTCGCTCTTTTgcagatgatggagattgggATCGAGTGGAATTGGTTGCCCAGCGCATCGTTGACTCTGGCAAGGTTAAGCCCCCACCAGGGTCGAAGCGAAAGGGAATCAGCTGGCCTTTTGCGGCCCTGGGTGTTGCTGAATTGAACAAACAAGACTTTCACAAGTCTATCGTGTCGTTCCAAGCAGCCCTCAGAATCACTCCCAACGACTATCACTCTTGGGTTGGGCTCGGCGAAAGCTATCACAGCTCTGGACGGTACATTGCGGCGACCAAAGCCATCCTCAACGCAAAGAaactggaagaagattctAAAGTGGATGTGTCTGGGGATACTTGGTTTACCAACTACATGCTCGCCAACATTAAGCGTGAACTAGGCGAGTTTGATGAGGCCATCACACTCTACCAGACAGTTTTGGAGACGcatgcagaagaagagggagttGTTCTCGCACTGATGCAAACCATGGTCGACAATGCCGTTACAAGCGTGGACAGGGGCCTGTTTGGAAAGGCGGTCCATCTTGCTATAGATGCCATCAACTTTGCGACAAAGCGGAGTGGCAGTGTGTTGGAGACTTTCAATTTTTGGAAGAGTATTGCTGAGGCTTGTTCTATTTTTACGCAGGTCCAGAGCCGAACTGCGGATTTTCCTATCGACTCTATCAAGCCTCTTCTGGAGTCTCGGCCACAGGAGGCTTTCGATGTCCTTGCCAATGTTGACAAGGTTGGCACCGATGTCGTTTACCAAAAAGCCACAACAGACGAGCATTTTGGCATTGAGATTGCGACATGTCTACACGCAACAATCCTGAGTTACAAGCAGGCCATCTACGTATCTGCCAATGATATTCACGCACAAGCTGTTGCATACTATAACCTGGGATGGGCTGAATACCGCGCTCATACCTGCCTGCCATCACAGCTGCGGAAAAAGCCGAATCGATATATCAGAGCTGCTGTCAGGGCATTCAAACGATCCATTGAACTGGAAGCCAACAATGCGGATTTCTGGAATGCGTTGGGAGTAGTGACTAGCGACATCAATCCTTCCATAGCCCAGCATGCATATGTTCGAAGCTTGCACTTGAATGAGCGTAGCCCAGTGGCGTGGACGAATCTGGGGACTTTGGCACTGCTTGCAGGAGACTTTAAGCTTGCCAATGAGAACTTCACGAGGGCTCAGTCAAACGACCCGGATTATGCGCACGCATGGCTCGGCCAAGGCTTTGTGGCGCTGCTGTTTGGTGAAGCAAAGGAGGCCAGGGGTCTCTTTACGCACGCAATGGAAATCTCAGAATCGTCATCGCTGCCTGCACGCCGTCACTATTCGTCTTCGCTTTTCGATCACATCTTGACGGCTCCGCTTAACTTGAACGTAGCATCGCTCATTCAGCCCCTGTTTGCTGTTAACCAAGTGCAGAGCCTACGCCCTGATGATTTGGCGTTTGTCCATCTCAAAACTCTCCTGCAAGAGCGCACGGGCGAAAGCCCTCGTGCCGTCGAGACTCTCGAGAAGATATGCGAAAAGCTGGAAGCCGATTACGAAAGGACCGAGTCCGCTGATGACCTTGCGCGGTTCACTCTGGCACGAACAGATTTGGCGCGAGCATACCTCGCTTCTGGATCCTACGAGCAAGCCGTCGAGTGCGGAGAAATGGCATTAGGCTTGAgcggcgaggagggcgagaaTGAGTTGACGAGCGAGCAGCGCAAAAAGGCTCGATTGTCCGCACACTTGACTGTGGGACTTGCGCAGTATTACCTGAAGACGTACGATGAGGCAGAGAAATGCTTCGAGTCGGCGTTGGAAGAATCCGACAACAATCCTGATGCGACGTGCTTGCTCGCCCAAGTTCTATGGGCCCAAGGCACGGAGAGcgcaagagaaaaggctcGCGGTGCCCTGTTTGAGGTTATTGAAAAGCATCCCGACCATGTACAAAGCGTGTTACTCCTAGGAGTCATTGCCCTTCTCGACCAAGACGAGGCAAGCTTAGAAGCCGTAGTAGAAGAGCTCCAAGGCCTCCGAACAAACGACAAGGTTACAGCGGCAGAACAATCTCGCATCGGCCAAGTCTTGCGAGCAGTTGCCTCTCTCGGAGACGGAAAGACGGAGCAGGACATGATCTCACAGGTCCAGACAGACATCATGCTGTATCCCAATCTCCCGCATGGCTGGTCATCGCTTGCTGAGACGACGGCCGAAGACGGCGACTACGCGGCTGAGATGTCGCTCAAGGTTGCGGCAAGGGGCATTCCGCCGCGAGGAACACTGGAGGCGCAGGACTTGGCTAAGGCGTATGCTGGGACGGGCAGAGTTGCAGATGCGCAGAGAGCAGCGTTTTTGGCGCCGTGGGAGGGATCTGGGTGGAATGCTCTTGAGATTAGTGTTGAGGGCATATGA
- a CDS encoding cellulase (glycosyl hydrolase family 5) domain-containing protein, whose translation MASFRLTIEDGQFRDAQGRQIVLRGINVAGDTKLPSEPNQPSHVGDDFFDGDNVTFHQRPFTKQDAPMHFARIRRFGFNTIRYLFTWEALEAAGPGIYDEEYIQHTIEVLRIAKSYGFYVFMDPHQDVWSRFTGGSGAPMWTIYACGLNPQSFAATEAAIVHNTYPEPDSFPKMIWSTNYYRLAAGTIFTFFFAGRDFAPKCIIDGVNIQDYLQNHFINACAHLAKRIHEAGDLENEVVIGWESMNEPNRGMTGYVDLSVIPKEHPLKKGTCPTMWQTFLTGMGRACEVDTWDMGGLGPYKTGTKLVDPHGEFAWLPEGYDDSRYGWKRDGGWKLGECIWAQHGVWDIATDTLLKKDYFSKNPNTGKTIDYPEFTNTYFLDFWRKYSKACRAQHKDCIMLMQYPTLELPPEIKGTEDDDPKMAFTPHFYDGITLMTKHWNSSWNVDVVGVLRGKYWHPAFAIRIGETAIRNCLRDQLATLRQEGLDRTGNHPCLMTEFGIPYDMDDKKAYKTGDYSSQSAALDANYFAAEGSGMEGYCLWVYSTTNDHERGDQWNGEDLSIISVDDKLPETSSILSEHAFDQSTTSLVKPGATIVTAETLDDAGVNPGNLQRTLTNPSISSAPSDKDPELANAPGYRAAEAFIRPTPTVVAGKLLSSGFDLRKCTFSIKISAPQAAADDSPTIIFLPEYHFPKQECETTVSAGRWEIGLDNSQGTLLQVLRWWHPEGEQTLTIKGPIRKYNLAEGTSDDASYLEQCQAGTGGNCCIM comes from the coding sequence ATGGCTTCCTTTCGCCTGACGATCGAAGATGGCCAGTTCCGCGATGCCCAAGGCCGCCAGATTGTTCTCCGCGGCATCAATGTTGCTGGAGACACGAAACTGCCGAGCGAGCCCAACCAGCCGTCTCATGTCGGTGATGACTTCTTCGACGGCGACAATGTGACCTTTCACCAGCGACCGTTTACTAAACAAGATGCCCCGATGCACTTTGCGAGGATCCGGCGGTTCGGATTCAACACGATCCGATATCTGTTTACCTGGGAGGCCCTTGAAGCTGCTGGGCCAGGCATCTACGACGAAGAATACATCCAGCACACCATCGAGGTCTTGAGAATTGCCAAATCCTATGGCTTCTACGTCTTCATGGACCCCCACCAGGACGTCTGGTCCAGGTTCACCGGCGGCTCTGGAGCCCCCATGTGGACCATCTATGCCTGTGGACTGAACCCCCAGAGCTTTGCTGCTACTGAGGCGGCTATCGTTCATAATACCTACCCCGAGCCAGATAGTTTCCCCAAGATGATTTGGTCCACCAACTACTACCGACTTGCCGCTggcaccatcttcacctttttctttgctggcAGGGATTTCGCTCCCAAGTGCATCATCGACGGCGTCAACATTCAAGACTATCTACAGAACCACTTCATCAACGCATGTGCCCATCTGGCGAAGCGCATCCATGAGGCTGGGGATCTCGAAAATGAAGTCGTTATTGGTTGGGAGAGCATGAACGAACCGAACCGAGGCATGACCGGATACGTTGATTTGAGCGTCATTCCCAAAGAGCACCCCCTCAAGAAGGGAACGTGCCCAACAATGTGGCAGACTTTCCTGACGGGCATGGGCAGGGCGTGTGAAGTTGATACCTGGGACATGGGAGGACTTGGTCCATACAAGACGGGCACCAAGCTTGTGGATCCGCACGGCGAGTTTGCCTGGCTGCCAGAAGGATATGACGACTCGAGGTATGGATGGAAGCGTGATGGTGGGTGGAAGCTTGGCGAATGCATCTGGGCCCAACACGGCGTGTGGGATATCGCAACAGATACGCTCCTGAAGAAGGACTATTTCTCGAAGAACCCAAATACTGGGAAAACGATTGACTACCCAGAATTCACAAACACCTATTTCCTGGATTTTTGGAGGAAGTACAGCAAAGCTTGTCGCGCCCAGCACAAGGACTGTATCATGCTCATGCAGTATCCGACTTTGGAGCTTCCTCCCGAAATCAAAGGCACAGAGGACGATGATCCAAAGATGGCCTTCACCCCTCATTTCTATGACGGCATCACCCTCATGACAAAGCATTGGAACAGTAGTTGGAATGTCGACGTCGTTGGTGTGCTTCGGGGCAAGTATTGGCACCCTGCGTTTGCTATTAGAATTGGGGAGACAGCCATTCGGAACTGCCTCAGGGACCAGCTGGCAACTCTTAGACAAGAAGGCCTTGATCGGACAGGCAATCATCCTTGCCTGATGACAGAATTTGGTATTCCCTATGATATGGATGATAAAAAGGCATACAAGACGGGAGACTACTCGAGCCAGTCCGCGGCACTGGATGCCAACTATTTTGCGGCTGAAGGATCAGGAATGGAAGGGTATTGTCTGTGGGTGTACTCTACAACAAACGATCACGAGAGGGGAGATCAATGGAACGGAGAGGATTTGTCCATCATTTCTGTGGACGACAAGCTCCCCGAGACATCATCCATACTGAGCGAGCATGCGTTTGATCAATCAACTACGAGCTTGGTCAAACCTGGCGCCACCATCGTTACCGCGGAAActctggatgatgctggagtGAATCCGGGAAATCTTCAACGCACGCTTACGAATCCATCAATCAGCTCTGCCCCCTCCGATAAAGACCCTGAGTTAGCAAACGCTCCGGGCTACCGTGCTGCCGAAGCTTTCATCCGCCCAACACCAACAGTTGTGGCAGGGAAACTGCTCTCTTCTGGTTTTGACCTACGTAAATGCACCTTTAGCATCAAAATTTCAGCTCCCCAGGCTGCAGCCGATGATTCCCCTACCATCATATTCCTTCCCGAGTACCACTTCCCCAAGCAGGAGTGCGAAACTACTGTCTCAGCTGGCAGATGGGAGATTGGCCTTGACAACAGCCAGGGCACACTGCTCCAGGTCCTACGATGGTGGCATCCCGAGGGAGAACAGACCCTGACAATTAAGGGCCCGATACGCAAGTACAATCTCGCCGAAGGGACTTCTGACGACGCAAGCTACCTGGAGCAATGCCAAGCAGGGACTGGGGGGAACTGCTGCATTATGTAA
- a CDS encoding recQ mediated genome instability protein domain-containing protein — translation MDLIPQLRRAILAQSLPPPSQTLLTTLTSRSPPPPIPSLLATAKARLLASDLTNTSGTVVDPSMPVFPPNIDSATVQESTISQNTHVQVLDIENLSLSRWEQVEELEAIERGERTRGRQVIRTQASRAGAGAAASGGANAVHRLVLQDGRGKKVFAVELKRISGIGIGKTHIGEKILLRAGAVVARGTVLLTPETCTLLGGKIEAWHESWMEGRLARLRESVGADRPQ, via the exons ATGGACCTCATCCCCCAGCTCCGAAGAGCCATCCTCGCCCAATCCCTCCCCCCACCATCACAAACCCTCCTCACGACGCTCACATCTCGCTCTCCCCCGCCGCCCATCCCGTCTCTCCTCGCAACAGCAAAAGCTCGCCTCCTCGCCTCCGACCTGACAAACACATCCGGCACCGTTGTCGATCCTTCAATGCCCGTGTTTCCGCCAAATATCGATTCAGCTACCGTTCAGGAATCTACAATTTCGCAGAACACGCACGTTCAGGTGCTCGATATTGAGAATCTGAGTTTGAGTCGTTGGGAACAGGTTGAAGAGCTAGAGGCCATTGAGCGAGGTGAAAGGACACGCGGACGACAAGTCATTCGG ACGCAGGCTTCTcgtgctggtgctggtgcgGCGGCTTCGGGGGGAGCGAATGCCGTGCATAGATTGGTATTGCAGGATGGACGCGGCAAGAAGGTCTTTGCAGTGGAATTGAAGCGCATAAGCGGGATCGGAATAGGCAAGACGCACATCGGTGAGAAGATTCTGCTCAGGGCCGGCGCGGTTGTGGCGAGAGGGACGGTGTTGCTGACGCCGGAGACGTGCACGCTGCTGGGAGGCAAGATTGAGGCCTGGCACGAGTCGTGGATGGAGGGAaggctggcgaggctgagggaGAGTGTGGGAGCGGACCGGCCGCAGTGA
- a CDS encoding sugar transporter domain-containing protein, translated as MASSGRNTGASARNESQYSAATRGRRPNGNAIIENPLVHLTDEELQRDVRSFVDNHLPSVKYENLLRAARVAKDIRIYDELTRDEKRALVRERDVPFSEKGMWIVILTVSIAALLQGFVQSSFNGASLYKEEWGLHEHIKPSSSDNWKFGATNAVPFFVAALVGCPLSLPINYWFGRRGGICVAAFLILAGSIGAAFAKTWYQLFGIRIINGIGMGIKAVSTPILAGETAVGFWRGSAILAWQLWVAFGIMLGFAFNLIFTRAQSNETTLALINASPTVPSLVLFIIAMFFCPESPRFHLIKGPNYDVQKAYTCMRRIRNTELQALRDIYLVYKSLEQQAMGLDFLRQFTQLFQQRRLYNALISTSTVNLAQQLCGINVLAFYSGTLFAGASSKDEQHSKIIPMAYSLGFGAINFLCGLPAVRSIDTLGRRKWLLGTLPFTALFMLAAALSCTISTESIRIGVAAFFLYVFAAVYSPGLGPIPFTLASESFPLSHREAGASWAIAINLGFAGILSIVYPSVNAGLKAIGALGLFSGLNIVALVMVFLLVEETKRRTLEELDHIFAVSKRKFMRFQVFEYLPWLIQRYILVSPKPRPELYEDLIWGPMEGEDLAPFRAAHLLGCDTQLSIPIPEPVELGQSQGRVSDFSREELQFGVYQPRASQSATDQSYAQGMQATNNEGPVGIGY; from the exons atggcttcatcgGGTCGAAATACAGGCGCCTCGGCCCGCAATGAAAGCCAATATTCAGCTGCAACTCGAGGCAGACGCCCGAATGGTAATGCCATCATCGAAAACCCTCTAG TCCATCTCACGGACGAAGAATTGCAAAGGGATGTCCGATCCTTTGTCGACAACCATCTGCCATCCGTCAAATACGAGAACCTTTTACGTGCCGCTCGAGTCGCAAAGGACATTCGTATATACGATGAG TTGACAAGGGATGAGAAACGTGCTTTGGTTCGAGAAAGAGACGTTCCTTTCAGTGAGAAAGGCATGTGGATTGTTATCCTCACAGTTTCCATTGCCGCCCTACTACAAG GATTTGTTCAATCGTCTTTTAACGGCGCTTCTCTGTATAAAGAAGAATGGGGCCTCCACGAACACATCAAACCCTCCAGTTCGGATAATTGGAAGTTTGGGGCTACCAATGCCGTCCCATTCTTTGTTGCCGCATTAGTTGGATGCCCTCTCTCGCTGCCAATTAATTATTGGTTTGGCAGACGCGGAGGCATCTGCGTCGCTGCATTCCTCATTTTGGCAGGTTCTATTGGTGCAGCTTTCGCAAAGACCTGGTACCAGCTATTCGGAATCCGGATTATCAATGGCATCG GAATGGGAATCAAGGCCGTCAGTACGCCAATTCTTGCTGGAGAAACTGCTGTTGGATTCTGGCGTGGATCTGCCATTCTAGCCTGGCAATTATG GGTCGCATTTGGTATCATGCTCGGCTTTGCTTtcaacctcatcttcacaAGAGCTCAGTCGAACGAGACGACACTAGCACTCATCAACGCATCGCCCACGGTGCCGAGTTTAGTACTCTTCATTATCGCCATGTTTTTCTGCCCAGAGTCCCCTCGTTTTCATCTGATAAAGGGACCCAACTATGACGTTCAAAAGGCATATACGTGCATGAGGAGGATACGAAATACAGAG CTCCAAGCATTACGAGACATATATCTTGTGTATAAATCGCTCGAGCAACAAGCTATGGGATTGG ACTTCTTGAGACAATTCACGCAGCTATTCCAACAGAGGCGCCTGTACAATGCTCTCATCTCTACTTCGACAGTCAATCTAGCCCAGCAACTCTGTGGAA TCAATGTTCTGGCCTTTTATTCAG GAACCCTCTTCGCCGGGGCCAGTAGCAAAGATGAACAACACTCGAAAATTATCCCAATGGCATACAGTCTAGGCTTTG GGGCAATCAATTTTCTGTGTGGCCTGCCTGCTGTGAGAAGTATTGATACGCTTGGTCGTCGAAAGTGGCTTTTAGGAACATTGCCTTTCACGGCCTTGTTCATGCTCGCTGCTGCTTTATCGTGCACTATTTCGACTGAGAGTATCAGAATAGGGGttgctgccttcttcttatATG TCTTTGCCGCTGTATATTCTCCAGGTCTGGGCCCGATCCCGTTTACCCTTGCTTCAGAAAGCTTCCCTCTATCTCATAGAGAAGCG GGGGCTTCTTGGGCGATTGCAATCAACTTGGGCTTTGCCGGCATTTTATCTATCGTCTACCCCAG TGTGAATGCGGGACTCAAAGCAATCGGAGCCTTGGGCCTCTTCTCTGGTCTCAATATCGTCGCTTTAGTCATGGTCTTCTTACTGGTAGAAGAGACAAAGCGTCGCACTCTTGAGGAGTTGGACCACATCTTTGCAGTTTCCAAAAGAAAGTTTATGCGTTTCCAGGTATTCGAATATCTGCCCTGGCTTATCCAACGATACATTCTCGTAAGCCCAAAGCCCAGACCAGAGCTCTATGAGGATTTGATATGGGGTCCGATGGAAGGCGAAGATCTGGCGCCGTTTCGAGCTGCTCATTTATTAGGGTGTGATACTCAGCTATCAATTCCAATTCCCGAGCCAGTAGAATTGGGTCAAAGTCAAGGCCGAGTGAGTGATTTTTCTCGGGAAGAGTTACAGTTTGGAGTATACCAGCCAAGAGCGAGTCAGTCGGCAACAGATCAGAGTTATGCTCAGGGTATGCAGGCAACGAACAATGAAGGACCGGTGGGTATTGGTTATTGA